The sequence TTCCTGCAGATCTGTtggacatttttcttcctctAGGGAGCCCTCTTGAACATTGACCCTTCCCCCTGTCAGTTCACATCCTTCAGCTGACTCCCCTGCTTATATTGATCTCCCTTCTTCCATTAGTCCCTCCTCCGTGTATCCCTTCCTAATCTTTGGCGCATCCTGATTGGCCCCTCTTCACAACTGGCCTCCTTCCTGTTAGTATCTCTTCATTGATCTGTCATCTTATGGCCCATCTCTCCATACCATTCACCCGTTGGTCTACTTTCTCCATTGGCTGTTCATTCATTGACCCAACTCCCATATTTTCCCTCTCTTCCACTGGCTTCTCACCCTTTGATACACCGCCCCATTGGTCCTCACCATCAGCCCTCCTCTCCCATGACCCATCACCCATTGGCCTGCTCCCGCACCATCCTCCCCCTACTGACCATCTGCCGTCTTGCCCCAGCCTAGGATGTGGCAGCTGGTGTGGTTGGCCGAGCAGTCTCTTTCCAGGGACAGGGGCTGGATGTGTTCAGAGAATCTGGTTGGGCGTGCCAGGCGCAACAGCATGATGTCCTGGTCGTGAGTGGCGGGATTGTAGCCAGGATGGGCCACAGCCCGGACAACCGAACTCTGCTCCTGGAAACTCTCCCTTTGCTGAAGGTTGTGCTTCCCCAGGTAGACCTGGAGATCCCTGGGAAAGAGGAGGGCTGAGTCTCACCTGGAGCCCTTGGGCTGCAGCAGAGATTCCAGAGGGgctgtggtgggaggtggggcaaGCCCGGTATGCCATGAACCATCTGGCCTGCTCCCCTCATAGTCTTCCTGGCTCAGTCAAtgacaactccatccttccaaaATAACCCCGATGACTATTCTTGACTCTATTTCATGCCTCACATCCCAGCTGTCCAGAAATCTCTTTGGCTTTCCAAAGTAGATCCAGAATCTGACCCTTCTCACATCCTCCACTGCTACCATCTTGGTCTGAGCCACCATCCTCTCTTACCTGGACTGTGGCAGTAGCTGCCTCACTGGATTCAttgcttcctccttttcccctccaCAGTCTACCTTCCACCAAGCAGCCAGAGCTATTTTAACAACATGAGCTGGCCTTGTCCCGCTTCTGCTCAGAACCCTCTCAcggctcccatctcactcagagtaaaggcCAAAGTTCTCACCAGGGCCCACAAGGTCCTgcacaatcttcctctattactTCTCAGTTGTCTCTTCCCACTCTTCCCCTCTGTCTTTCTGCTCCTGCCACACTGGCTTCCCTGCCTTTCCTTGAACATAACAGTCATCCtctcaccccagggcctttgcactggctgtcccctctgccagCAACTCATTGTGTCATTTTTCAAGGATTTGTTAAATAACTATCTGCACTTTTCTGCTCCTGGGTTCCCTGGGGCAGGCACTCGGTGTCCCTCCCTCATCCATGGCTGATTCCCCACTGCCCAGCTCAAATCTGGCACTTGGTTGGTGCTCTCCATCAATGTGCAccgaatgaatgaaggaagatgGAGGGGGTGATGTCAGGCCTCCCTGAGCTGCGGGGAGACCACACGGTGGGGGGCAGCCTTGAGTCCCTGGTTCTGTGTGACGAGGCCCCTCCCCCCACAGTGTGCATCGCACCTGTTGGCTTCCAAACTCTTGAGTTATCACTTtctacttctctgagcctctgtttcctcatctgcaagatgggACCAGGAGTCCCTTATTGTGGGGATTCCAGGAAGGGTATGGAAACTGCTTAACCTGGTGCCTGACCTGAAGATGGCGTTGAACAACTGTTGTTAATCTAATTGGTGATGATTAGTGTCTCAAGAGTTGGTGCCGGGCCCTCTACACTCCTCTATCTATTCCCTGCTTTTTGGATGACCTCATCCTGTCCCGTGGCTTTAAATGCTACCTGTTTACCTCCAGCTCTGGCCTCTCCCCTGAGCACCACAGGCCGACCTGGCCTCCTTCCTGGACATCTCCCGGGTATCTCAAACTCACCTTGGCTAAAAATGTCTGACGCTCCCCTGCCAGTATCCAAACAGCTTCTGTTTCCCTCTGCCCGACTCAGAGAAGGACACACCAAAACTCCCCATCATCTTTCAAGTCAAATACCTTCAGCCCTGCTTCTTCTCTCCCACCTCACCTAGTCCTGCTGGTTCAGTCTCAAAATACCTCCCAAGGTTTTCAACTTCCCGCCATCCGCACCACCACCATCCTGGTCCAAGCTGTCAGCTTAGCCCGCCTCCACCTgcatcccttcccctcctccgGCCCAGCCCGCTTTGCACATGGTAGTCAGGATGTCCCTAAAAATGCAAACCAGATCGTGCTGCTTCCCTGAttaaaactctccagtggcttcccactgccCTCAGTCAAGTTCAAATGCTCCATCGCTCCCTACAGGGGCCCTGCGTGATCTGATTCCCCATTCAGGAGGTCAGCTCATAAAGGCagcaattttgtttgtttgtttgttttttactgctAGATGACCAGGGCCTCAGACGGTGCCTGGCGCATATTTTGCACTCAGTTAAACACAGGCGGGATGAACCTGGTTATCGGACGGCCTCACACTGGGATTGGGGGATGTGTGTGTCACTTCATGCCTCACGTCTGCCAGATGCCCCTGGGATCTAATTGCAATAGCTCCTCATTCATGGCCTCATTCACTTGGAGACTCACGTTTTTTTGCAGTGGGCGGCGGTGAGGACCCACAGGGGGTGAATGAGGACCCCCCCGCAGAGCAGGTGGCCGGAGCTGTAGAGCACAGCTTGGTACGGGTGGGATGTCTGCTCACAGGGCCCGCCATGCATCACCTTGTTCTTCTCCTCGGcccaggctgagggagggagggtctGGATCAGAGAGGAGGTCTGGAGACACCAGGTGCAGCCCCCAAGGGGGACCAAATCCTGTCTCAGTCATCAAGATCAcctccatccccacctcccaAACCCACCCCATCCTCAAACTCTTCCCCATCCTTAAacccacctcccactccccttccccatcTGCATCCCTAACCTGGCCTCTGACTTCTTCCCCATTCCAAACCCACCCCACCTCCATTCTCATGTGtctctccctccccaaagccaATCTCTTCCCCGTCAACAACCCCCACCCGACCCCTAAACCTCCCACCCCTGTTCCCTTTCTTCCCACCTGCAACAATCAGGACCACAGCTATGGTCAGCGTCTTCATGCCCATTCCTGAGGGGGGAAGCCAAACGCTCCATCAGTTCCTATCTCAGCCTCCACCGGAggcccctccttcttctccctccccatcctctcctcctccctggtcTGCTGTGCTCTCCTGACCCTCGGCTTCTGGCTAGCCTCCTGATTGCGCGTTTCCTCTGCCCACGTCTTCCATGGGAGGGCCCTGTGCGCCAGCGAGAACCCAGAATCACCTCCGAGGGTCTGTAGGCTTGCAGCGCGATTCTCATTaagcttttccatttctctagGCTCTGGTTTGCCTCCCTCCTAACAGGAAGGCCCAGGAGGGCCCTGACGTTCATCCCTCCCAACGCAGAGGGAGTTTTCCTCTGTACCTTGGCTCTACGCTCACCTTGTTGCTCACCACCACACCTGCAGGTTCTGGGGTGCCCTGTGACCTTACCTGCTGGGGGCCGGCGGTCTACCAGCCCAGGGGTTCCTGGGTCGGGGAAAGGGGCAACAGGTGTCACAGGCTGgcagacagggaggcagagagagtcaGAAATGCAGGTAGCTACAGGAAGAGAAGGGACTCTGAAAGCAGAGACGACGCCTGAGagtcagggaaggagagagaggaagcggAGGGTGTGCGGGTCCTGGGGTCCAGGGCTTCCACACTGCTGGCTGGACACCCGGGCACCCCGAGCTTCCTGGTCTCCCTGGAAGAGGTTGGTCCTGTCCTCAGAGGTTCCTGGGGCTTCCTTTTAACCCCTGTCTCCTGGGTTCCTGAGAGAGGAGGCCCCACCCTTTAACTTCTCACTCGGCCCTCCCACACACATTCCTCCCGCTCCCACGGCTCTGATCCTGATGACCCCCTCTTCCAGGGAGGCAAGCACCGGTCCCTGAGTTCACTGGGGGTCTGGACTGCTGCGTCTTGGGGAGGAGGGGCCAGTGTCCCGAATTCTGGGCCTTCAAGGAGGAAGGGGCTAGAAGTCCACACTCCGAGTCTAAAGGAGGGAAAGATAAGAGCTTGTGCTCCTCAGCCCCTAGGCTTCCTGTTCCTTGAGCAAGAAAGTGTCTGAGGACCCAAACGCCAGCATCCCCGGCAAGTGCCCAGTCCCCCAGGCTCCAGGAATCCCACCCACTCTGTCTGTGAGCACCCTGGGACCCGCAGACCCTCCCTCCTGAGGCTGGCATCCATCCTCAGGCATTGGGAATCAGGTCATGTGGGTTCAGCGGGGTTGGGGTGATTCACGCACCTGCCCATAAGTCCCTCTGTGGTGTGACGACCTCTGTGTCCCCAAGAGAGTGAGCGAGCCAGCCGGCAAGAAAGCATGTGTCACCAAGCCGGCACCCGCCCCTGCCCCGGGCTGGGGTGCAGGCCCAGGCGCCGTGGGGAACGGGGCCTCGAACAATCGAGCTTTGTCTGCCCCCAGCACCCAGTGCCATGCTCCCAGCAGCCCCgtttctcaacttctcttccgGACAGTCAGGCAGGCGGGCGGCCGGCCGGCTGTGTCAATAGCTTCCCTTTGTCCCTGTCTGACAGTCCTGCCGCTGTCCTTTCATTGTCCACCCACCTCTGCCCGGATATCAGGACTCTTGACCCTCCGGGTTCCCCTCCTCCAAGTCTGCCTCCCTCTGAGGTCTCTCTGTCCATCTGTCTCCCTGGCCGTGGTGGGGATGTCTCCACGtccgtctctccctctctctgtctgcatgtttctctgtgcttctctctgcctctgcctgtgtCTCTTTatccctctgcctctttctccatcttctctctgtatctctctttcctcttgatTTTCTAAGTCTTCACGGATGCTCTCTAAatctttctctgctcctcttgCCCCAGATCCCCCTGCATTTCCAGAGAAGCATATGCATATGGGCAGAGGGAAGCTAGGTGCTTGGGGACCTAAGGGGGATGACAcgaggggcaggggcagtggaGAAGCTGGTGGGACACCAGGATCCTAGCCTTTGTCGATGAGACTCAACATGTAGGGAGAGATGTGAAAACAAGCAGAATTGCAAGCAAATTTGAGAGCGACAGGGGAGTGTGATGAGAAATGGGGGTGCCGGCAAGCTACAGGAGGGGATCTGAGGAGGTGCCTTTGAACGTGGTCAGGAGGAGAGGGGGTGAAAAGGTCGGGCACGTGCAGAAACGGCCGGTGGCAGCAGAGGTGGCCCTGAAGCGAAATGAAGATGGGTGTGGCCACCACAGGGATGGGGAGATGCAGGGCCTGAGAAGGAAAAGGGGGATCTTGGGAAGCCCTTGGGTAGCAAGGACAACTGATGTTAATAATTTCCCACCTCACCTCTTATTCTTGCATTAAATCTAATTGTCACTTCTTTGCTCAGTCCCCATCACTCTTGGGATGAAAACCAATTTGGCATTCAATATACTCTCTGGGGCTGCTCCCCCTACCCCCGCTAGATTCCCCCAGGTCCTTCACACTCAGGTCCCCACTGAACTCAGCATCTTTTTCTCAGGACCCACCATCCTCCCAGACACCAGGCTGGACCTCTCATAGTCCACTGACCCCAAGCCCCgtccctccacctcctctttctGTGTGGTCCCCTCTTCTCTGTTCCCATGTTGGTGGCCCCAGCTCACACCTGCTCCTCTCCCAGCTGGACCATCACCCTGGGCCATCCTCTCTTCTGTATCCTTCACTTGACCCCAGAGGGGTCTTCCTGCACCCAGAGCTTCTCCCGCCCCCCTCCTGCTCACAGCCCCGCCCTGGGCCCCCCATTACTCTTGGGAAAAATTCCCAGCCCCTCAGCCTGGTGTCGGCAGACCTTCAGTATCCTGATCACTTCTGCCCAGTACACATATCATGCCAAGTACACATGTacctttaaattttctagtagctgcagtttaaaaaaaaaaagtaaaagaaacaagaggagttcattttaatatttcatttgacCCAAGACATCCGACAAGTATCATTTCAAGGTGGaatcaaaataaggaaattttaaacAGATACCTTGCCTTCTTATGTTTTGCATAATAGTTACTTGGAATTGGATGTATCTTTTTGACTTAACAGCACATCTCAATGGGAACTGGCTACATTTCACAAGTCAGGAGCCACTGTGGTGAGTGGCTGCCGTATTGCACGGTGCGGTTCTGCTCACTTGTTTCATCACCCAAGGCTCCAGccttggagatgatctgaagtttCCCTGAACTGTGCCATGCCCTCTGACCCCTAGGCCTCCATCCATTCCATTCCCTTCTCTCAGAGTGTTCTTCTCACCTTCTCCTGGCAGCAACAACCTGTCCTTCAAGTCTGTGCTCAGACatcacctccttcaggaagccttccctgaacgCACCCAACTTCCACCCTCTGCGGCTGGGTTAGTCACTCTCTCATCTATGTTCCCACAACAGGTGCCTCCCTCAAGACACGCTGGACCACGACCATCTGGATCCAAGTCCATCTCCCCCACTGAACcttgagctccctgagggcaggcacCGGGGCTGACTCACCCTCATGTCCCAAGCTCCGTCAGAGGACCTGGCCCAGAAGAAGCCTTAGGAAATGTTGACCAAACGATGAAATGACTTCATTACGcccactctcattttacagataagaaactgaggctcagagagaggaagttAATTGCTCAACATCAGACACCCAGGAAATGGTGGAGCCTGGATCGGAACTCAGCTTCCAACATGGCGGTGGACATGGCCCACCTCTTGGCGCCCCCACCGAGTCTGCCTTCCTGCAAGACAGGACCGGTGGACTTGAGAGGAACTGTTGAGAATCCTGTGGAGGGAGGTGGCAGGTGGTGGAGAGTGGAGGAACCtctaagagagagaatgaagtcCCCAGCTCCAGGCTTTGCCCATGGCCTTCATGGTTTTGTCATCACCACATGCCATGCCTGCTTATTTACAGGATGTTTTTCTCCAAATCGACAGGCTCTGCAAAAGTCTTCAATGAAGAAAACGtttgataagaaaactgagagtaTGAGCCAGAAAAAGTGCCAGAAGTCACAACTAATAAAAACCAACACTCATGGAAGGCTTGTTCTGGGTCAGACAATGTTCTAGCACTTTCTGTATATTAAGCATATTTTGTCTCCATAACAGCCTTGGGAAATAGGTGCTGTTTCTCTCACTTCAAGGATGAAGGAACAGGGATGGAGAAGCAACGTGCTCAAAGGCACAGCCTGTAGCTGCCAGAACTGGGGTTAGAACCCAAGAACCCCAGTTTCTAGAGTTAGTACTTTAACTATGCTACACTGTCTTCCCGGAGAAAAATGaggttattttttaagaaaatcaacAAGAGTACTATCTCAAGTCATTGCAAACTGATCCACCTCCACACTTGTGGACAGGAATTGCtggggggcagggccaggcatTCCCAGGCAGACTTAGTGCAACTGCaatgttttattactttttaaaattttagactaTTGTTTTGGGATGGCTTGCTGGAGAGAGGGGAAGTTGATGGAGCTTCATGAAGGTGGGTGGTCGAAACCCGTTGACAGTCTTTAAAGCTGACACTGATCCAAGGGCAGGAGGGGGCCAGGGgcagactcctgggtctgagggaggaggggctgggggcctgaactcccaggtctgagggaggaggggctggggcctggacttctgggtctgagggaggaggggctgggggcctggactccagggtctgagggaggaggggctgggggcttggACTCCAGGGTctgagggaggtggggctggggcctggacccctgggtctgagggaggaggggctgggggctggactcctgggtctgagggaggaggggctggggcctggacccctgggtctgagggaggaggggctgggggctggactcctgggtctgagggaggaggggctgggggcctggactccagggtctgagggaggaggggcagggggcctggactccagggtctgagggaggaagggctggggcctggacccctgggtctgagggaggtggggctggggcctggacccctgggtctgagggaggaggagctgggggttgggactcctgggtctgagggaggaggggctggggctggacccctgggtctgagggaggaggagctgggggcctggactcctgggtctgagggaggaggggctggggctggacccctgggtctgagggaggaggggctgggggatggactcctgggtctgagggaggagggagctggggcccTGGCTCCAGTGTTTTGTGGGAGGAAGCACATTTGCCTCGTGTGTGCAGGGAATTGGTACCtgcagaaattctgcaatatgaGGAAGAGTAGGAGAGGGGGAGGTTAGGAGAGACTCAAGAGGGACATGAGATGAGGAGAGGAAGGATCTGGAAGATGTTGCCTTGGAGGGAATTCTGGGGGAGAAACTGGAAAGACAGGTAGGAGGGGTGGATCCTGGGCTGAAGATCCCTCTGTCAGCAGCGTCTGAGGTGTGACCGTCCAGGGAGCCTGTgagggcaggaggcctggggtgTGGCCAGGCTCTGAGTCACAAAcgacttctccttcctccctcctcccttccagagGCCCCTTCCCTGTCTTCTTTGAGAATAGGAACCCACCTACCCGGGTTTGCCCCTCATCCTCCTCTGGCACCGGGATGCTGGCTGCTCACTTTGGGCAGGCCCTTGGGGGACTCGGGTATCCTGTCTTCCTGCCAGCCCTACACATCCAGAAAACCTCTCCCTCTCCACTTGTTTGCCACCTGTGAAATGCTCAGAAACACTTACACATCCCGTTCCTGATGAAATAGGCAtattctctgctccctcccttcttccctctctaccttctcttcctctctctcccattttacagacgaggaaaacTGAGACCtgggaaatggagagaaacacacccctgggcagggaggcagggcaaGGGCTCAAGATAAGATGCAGTTTTCTTTCCAGTCTCCCTCTCTTCAGGGTCTCCTCTCCCTGACCTTAGATCTTCGGAGCTTTATTTTTCAGGTTGTAAACAAGCACATCCGCAGGAATgcaaatggaaggaaggaagcaccCCACGATGACCACGGAATGCAACTTGGCCCATGACTTCAGATTTTATTCtgtgaatatttcattttacatGGCAAGGGTCACGTACATACAGATCTTTGCATCTTCCTTTGTTCGTTTTGCATCACAGAGTATAAATATTCTTGCACAACACTAACAATTCTGCATAATTATTATCCTTAACAGACTCATCATATCCCTCCCTGCGCCACTGTCCTGTTGTTGACTGAATTCACTCACTTGGGCCATGTTCAGTGTTTCCACTGTTTTGCTATGATAAACAATGTTGCAATGAATTCAAACCATGCTCcacactttgtttttgttttgttttgttagctGTAATATCTTCCTAGAAcgagaattactgggtcaaaggtgGTGAACAAAGGTTTCGATTCACCCTGCCAAGCGGCCTACCACAGAAGTCGTATGATTTCCAATTCCGGTGGTGGAGGCTGCTGGTCTTAGAGCATCTTAACCAGCGCTGAGGTCTTTGTGTTTCTTGTTCTGGTTTTACGTCCTTGCTAATTTAATTGGGATACTGTTGAGGTTCTAATATGTCTTTGAGGAGAGGCAACGTCAGATATGACTGTAGGTCA comes from Equus asinus isolate D_3611 breed Donkey chromosome 26, EquAss-T2T_v2, whole genome shotgun sequence and encodes:
- the KLK6 gene encoding kallikrein-6 isoform X4, with amino-acid sequence MHGGPCEQTSHPYQAVLYSSGHLLCGGVLIHPLWVLTAAHCKKTDLQVYLGKHNLQQRESFQEQSSVVRAVAHPGYNPATHDQDIMLLRLARPTRFSEHIQPLSLERDCSANHTSCHILGWGKTADGNYPDTIQCAYIHLVSREECERAYPGQITQNMVCAGDEKHGKDSCQGDSGGPLVCGDRLRGLVSWGNVPCGSKEKPGVYTDVCRYGHWIRKTIQAN
- the KLK6 gene encoding kallikrein-6 isoform X2; this encodes MALGAGGRQSSIVRGPVPHGAWACTPARGRGGCRLGDTCFLAGWLAHSLGDTEVVTPQRDLWAGMGMKTLTIAVVLIVAAWAEEKNKVMHGGPCEQTSHPYQAVLYSSGHLLCGGVLIHPLWVLTAAHCKKTDLQVYLGKHNLQQRESFQEQSSVVRAVAHPGYNPATHDQDIMLLRLARPTRFSEHIQPLSLERDCSANHTSCHILGWGKTADGNYPDTIQCAYIHLVSREECERAYPGQITQNMVCAGDEKHGKDSCQGDSGGPLVCGDRLRGLVSWGNVPCGSKEKPGVYTDVCRYGHWIRKTIQAN
- the KLK6 gene encoding kallikrein-6 isoform X3 gives rise to the protein MLSCRLARSLSWGHRGRHTTEGLMGRVPSLPVATCISDSLCLPVCQPVTPVAPFPDPGTPGLVDRRPPAGMGMKTLTIAVVLIVAAWAEEKNKVMHGGPCEQTSHPYQAVLYSSGHLLCGGVLIHPLWVLTAAHCKKTDLQVYLGKHNLQQRESFQEQSSVVRAVAHPGYNPATHDQDIMLLRLARPTRFSEHIQPLSLERDCSANHTSCHILGWGKTADGNYPDTIQCAYIHLVSREECERAYPGQITQNMVCAGDEKHGKDSCQGDSGGPLVCGDRLRGLVSWGNVPCGSKEKPGVYTDVCRYGHWIRKTIQAN
- the KLK6 gene encoding kallikrein-6 isoform X1, whose product is MGMKTLTIAVVLIVAAWAEEKNKVMHGGPCEQTSHPYQAVLYSSGHLLCGGVLIHPLWVLTAAHCKKTDLQVYLGKHNLQQRESFQEQSSVVRAVAHPGYNPATHDQDIMLLRLARPTRFSEHIQPLSLERDCSANHTSCHILGWGKTADGNYPDTIQCAYIHLVSREECERAYPGQITQNMVCAGDEKHGKDSCQGDSGGPLVCGDRLRGLVSWGNVPCGSKEKPGVYTDVCRYGHWIRKTIQAN